Proteins co-encoded in one Actinomadura luteofluorescens genomic window:
- a CDS encoding PucR family transcriptional regulator: MTRALVGGGKRPGALPPQVIAILSAELPSLAEEILEEVQRSVPEYARQEGRPEPAAYRITVEQAMAAFVDQVSGGVDGYERRDELCRELGRGEAYQGRTLDALQAAYRVGVQVAWRRVAAVARTRRLPAEVTTRLAEALFAYIDELASLSVEGYLEVRSSADELPGDHRRLLRMVLGPGAASGALAEAAEAAGWAVPRTVTMVAMPARARCVREAMDRDVLVNLADTEPHLLIPGGYGAERAAMLSRALPERRHAVGLTVPLGEAADSLRWARRALALVEAGCLEDGGPTLCERHLLELWLLSDGPLLEQLARRELGALAEMPRTRRKRVTETLCAWLDAQGNAVEAAQRLRLHPQTVRYRMRQISTEFDRQLADPAARFVLDAVLRAYRLRERDPALK; this comes from the coding sequence ATGACGAGGGCCCTCGTTGGGGGAGGGAAGCGTCCCGGAGCTCTCCCGCCACAGGTCATCGCCATTCTGAGTGCCGAGCTGCCCTCGCTGGCCGAGGAGATCCTCGAGGAGGTCCAGCGGTCGGTGCCCGAGTACGCGCGGCAGGAGGGGAGGCCCGAACCGGCCGCGTACCGGATCACCGTCGAGCAGGCCATGGCGGCCTTCGTCGACCAGGTCTCCGGCGGCGTCGACGGCTACGAGCGGCGCGACGAGCTGTGCCGGGAACTCGGTCGCGGCGAGGCCTACCAGGGGCGCACGCTGGACGCCCTGCAGGCGGCCTACCGGGTCGGGGTGCAGGTCGCGTGGCGGCGGGTGGCGGCCGTGGCGCGGACGCGGCGGCTGCCCGCGGAGGTGACGACGCGGCTGGCCGAGGCGCTGTTCGCCTACATCGACGAGCTGGCCTCCCTGTCGGTCGAGGGCTACCTGGAGGTCCGGTCGTCGGCCGACGAGCTGCCCGGCGACCACCGGCGGCTGCTGCGCATGGTGCTCGGGCCCGGCGCGGCGAGCGGTGCGCTCGCCGAGGCCGCCGAGGCCGCCGGCTGGGCGGTGCCGCGCACGGTGACGATGGTCGCGATGCCGGCGCGCGCGCGGTGCGTCCGGGAGGCGATGGACCGCGACGTGCTCGTCAACCTCGCGGACACCGAGCCCCACCTGCTCATCCCCGGCGGATACGGCGCGGAGCGCGCGGCGATGCTGAGCCGCGCCCTGCCCGAGCGCCGCCACGCGGTGGGGCTGACCGTCCCGCTGGGGGAGGCGGCCGACTCGCTGCGCTGGGCGCGCCGGGCGCTGGCGCTCGTGGAGGCGGGCTGTCTGGAGGACGGCGGCCCCACGCTGTGCGAGCGGCACCTGCTGGAGCTGTGGCTGCTCTCGGACGGACCGCTGCTCGAGCAGCTCGCCCGCCGGGAACTGGGCGCGCTGGCGGAAATGCCGCGGACCCGGCGTAAGCGCGTGACCGAAACCCTGTGCGCGTGGCTGGACGCGCAAGGGAACGCGGTGGAGGCGGCGCAGCGGCTCCGGCTGCACCCGCAGACCGTCCGGTACCGGATGCGGCAGATCAGCACGGAATTCGACCGGCAGCTCGCCGACCCGGCGGCGCGTTTCGTGCTGGACGCGGTGCTGCGCGCGTACCGGTTGCGGGAGCGCGACCCCGCGCTGAAATGA
- a CDS encoding PucR family transcriptional regulator: protein MAQRTLTREAASRPSRLPRRLALLMRPELPSLAGEIIDEVRRSIPEYGRPLKGPYVEALRIGVDRALTDFVDRIANPLEPSARHRETYRRLGRFEAQEGRTLDTLQAALRIGVQVAWRRIMKVGPRRRLSPEVMAQLADALFAYIDELAALALEGYLDARPDGEAEAHRRRLLELLLRRDVSSRVLAEAAERAGWPLPDEATAVVAPPGARYVRTVLDEDVLADLSATQPFLVVPGRPTPERRRSLLRVLPDGQLVMGLTVPIAGVADSLRWARCALGLVETGVIEDAPVTDCEEHLITLWLLSDQALIDQLAHRHLGEMGGFSQRQRDRLLETLYAWLVTRGTANDIARELGIHPQTVRYRMRQVEGVLGDRLTDREARFAIEAVLRATRLRERAAPPPGTGVAWNGAVARERAPIDNRPISDRRDMST, encoded by the coding sequence ATGGCACAGCGGACGTTGACGCGGGAGGCGGCGAGTCGCCCGAGCCGGCTGCCGCGCCGGCTCGCCCTGCTGATGCGGCCGGAACTGCCCAGCCTGGCTGGGGAGATCATCGACGAGGTGCGCCGGTCGATCCCCGAGTACGGGCGGCCCCTCAAGGGCCCCTACGTCGAGGCACTGCGCATCGGGGTCGACCGTGCCCTGACGGACTTCGTCGACCGGATCGCCAACCCGCTGGAACCGAGCGCGCGCCACCGGGAGACCTACCGCAGGCTCGGCCGCTTCGAGGCCCAGGAGGGCCGGACGCTCGACACCCTCCAGGCCGCGCTGCGCATCGGCGTCCAGGTCGCGTGGCGGCGCATCATGAAGGTCGGGCCGCGCCGGCGACTGTCGCCCGAGGTGATGGCCCAGCTCGCCGACGCGCTCTTCGCCTACATCGACGAACTGGCCGCGCTCGCGCTGGAGGGTTACCTGGACGCCCGCCCGGACGGCGAGGCCGAGGCGCACCGCCGCCGCCTGCTGGAGCTCCTGCTCCGCCGCGACGTGTCGTCCCGCGTCCTGGCCGAGGCCGCCGAACGGGCGGGATGGCCGCTGCCGGACGAGGCGACCGCCGTCGTGGCCCCTCCCGGCGCCCGGTACGTCCGGACCGTCCTGGACGAGGACGTGCTCGCCGACCTCAGCGCCACCCAGCCGTTCCTGGTCGTTCCCGGAAGGCCGACCCCGGAGCGCCGGCGATCCCTGCTCCGCGTCCTGCCCGACGGGCAGCTCGTCATGGGCCTCACCGTGCCGATCGCGGGCGTCGCCGACTCGCTGCGCTGGGCGCGGTGCGCCCTCGGCCTGGTGGAGACCGGTGTGATCGAGGACGCCCCGGTGACCGACTGCGAGGAGCACCTCATCACCCTCTGGCTGCTCTCCGACCAGGCCCTCATCGACCAGCTCGCGCACCGCCACCTCGGTGAGATGGGCGGCTTCAGTCAACGGCAGCGCGACCGCCTGCTGGAGACCCTGTACGCCTGGCTGGTGACCCGCGGCACCGCCAACGACATCGCCAGGGAGCTCGGCATCCACCCACAGACCGTCCGCTACCGGATGCGGCAGGTCGAAGGAGTCCTGGGCGACCGGCTGACCGACCGCGAGGCGCGCTTCGCGATCGAGGCCGTGCTGCGTGCGACGCGGTTGCGCGAACGCGCCGCCCCGCCGCCCGGCACGGGTGTCGCATGGAATGGCGCCGTCGCGCGGGAACGAGCACCGATTGATAATCGCCCAATATCCGATCGGCGCGATATGAGCACCTGA
- a CDS encoding TetR/AcrR family transcriptional regulator, with the protein MRTSRARRAGDERANGTGEGAGGEGGGGRQWARADATRQALLTAALRVFADRGYADAGIAEIVERSGISVGSLYHHYGGKAGLYVALWEDLTAEQEASAAQAVSAARKDGESDPIALFIAGARAYLRVCWERREAARLFLAGEGPSGSSLMRRSRAQHWIAQNTKLLRGPSGDAPAGRPEQVLSLVLTTVIGEAGREIATAENEAEAAEIIDEVCRILIRLAR; encoded by the coding sequence ATGCGGACGAGCAGGGCACGCCGCGCCGGCGACGAGCGGGCGAACGGCACGGGTGAGGGCGCCGGCGGCGAGGGCGGCGGAGGCCGCCAGTGGGCACGCGCCGACGCGACCCGCCAGGCGCTGCTGACCGCGGCGCTGCGGGTCTTCGCCGACCGGGGCTACGCCGACGCGGGCATCGCCGAGATCGTGGAGCGGTCCGGCATCAGCGTCGGCAGCCTCTATCACCACTACGGCGGCAAGGCCGGGCTGTACGTGGCGCTGTGGGAGGACCTCACCGCCGAGCAGGAGGCGAGCGCCGCGCAGGCGGTGTCGGCCGCCCGCAAGGACGGCGAGTCCGACCCGATCGCGCTGTTCATCGCGGGCGCCCGCGCCTACCTGCGGGTGTGCTGGGAGCGGCGCGAGGCGGCCCGGCTGTTCCTCGCCGGGGAGGGCCCGTCCGGGTCGTCGCTGATGCGCCGCAGCCGCGCCCAGCACTGGATCGCGCAGAACACCAAGCTGCTGCGCGGCCCGTCCGGCGACGCGCCCGCCGGGCGTCCCGAGCAGGTGCTGAGCCTCGTGCTCACCACGGTGATCGGCGAGGCCGGACGGGAGATCGCCACCGCCGAGAACGAGGCGGAGGCCGCCGAGATCATCGACGAGGTGTGCCGCATCCTGATCCGGCTGGCCCGCTGA
- a CDS encoding aggregation-promoting factor C-terminal-like domain-containing protein, which yields MPEPRESSDGHGPGGPYGPEPPGPDDSPAAYEEPKARGGGRRVRRVLTSNVTITIAAIGVVGGALTVVDLGSFVDDASKPPKAASAGLSTNDMLAKLTSASDMDKVAADAVAVAKERAYKEHQRELKRLKEKAKRDAAARKKLKAQQERERLAKSNPSAGQNKAYGKKMNELKGWGRCWPSLLTLWNHESGWNERAENPSSGAYGIPQALPGSKLASSGPDWRTSSPTQIAWGLGYIKARYKDPCGAWSWWQAHNWY from the coding sequence GTGCCGGAGCCCCGCGAGTCGTCCGACGGCCACGGCCCGGGAGGACCCTACGGTCCGGAACCGCCGGGGCCTGACGACTCCCCCGCCGCGTACGAGGAGCCGAAGGCGCGCGGTGGCGGGCGGCGCGTGCGGCGGGTCCTCACGAGCAACGTCACCATCACGATCGCGGCGATCGGCGTGGTCGGCGGCGCGCTGACGGTGGTCGACCTCGGCAGCTTCGTCGACGACGCCAGCAAGCCGCCCAAGGCCGCGAGCGCGGGACTGTCCACCAACGACATGCTCGCGAAGCTGACCTCGGCGTCCGACATGGACAAGGTCGCGGCCGACGCGGTCGCCGTCGCCAAGGAGCGCGCCTACAAGGAGCACCAGCGGGAGCTCAAGCGCCTCAAGGAGAAGGCCAAGCGGGACGCGGCGGCGCGCAAGAAGCTCAAGGCCCAGCAGGAGCGCGAGCGGCTCGCCAAGTCGAACCCGAGCGCCGGCCAGAACAAGGCGTACGGCAAGAAGATGAACGAGCTCAAGGGATGGGGCCGCTGCTGGCCGTCCCTGCTGACGCTGTGGAACCACGAGAGCGGCTGGAACGAGCGGGCCGAGAACCCGTCCAGCGGCGCCTACGGCATCCCGCAGGCGCTGCCCGGCTCCAAGCTGGCCAGCTCGGGCCCCGACTGGCGCACCAGCTCCCCCACCCAGATCGCGTGGGGCCTCGGCTACATCAAGGCGCGCTACAAGGACCCGTGCGGCGCCTGGTCCTGGTGGCAGGCGCACAACTGGTACTGA
- a CDS encoding MarR family winged helix-turn-helix transcriptional regulator yields MDDGVDPLVMGVRDRWEGQGLLGDPWPFLAICSVGRLNQLLKKALDVELKRLDLSQTGWFLLTTLALTVHGRARLSTLGRILMMHPTTVKLTVDQLEAAGLVGRTPHPRDRRATLVEITATGRQRANEVSLALEAPGGALAAFDGMHRELFEALQPARLAAGDVELLNPGGGRGRGRRAG; encoded by the coding sequence ATGGACGACGGCGTGGACCCGCTGGTCATGGGCGTGCGCGACCGCTGGGAGGGCCAGGGCCTGCTCGGCGATCCGTGGCCGTTCCTGGCGATCTGTTCGGTCGGGCGGCTCAACCAGCTGCTCAAGAAGGCCCTGGACGTGGAGCTGAAGCGGCTGGATCTCAGCCAGACCGGCTGGTTCCTGCTGACCACGCTCGCCCTCACCGTCCACGGGCGGGCCCGGCTGAGCACGCTCGGCCGGATCCTGATGATGCACCCCACGACGGTGAAGCTCACCGTGGACCAGCTGGAGGCGGCCGGGCTCGTCGGCCGGACCCCGCATCCCCGCGACCGGCGCGCCACGCTCGTCGAGATCACCGCGACGGGGCGCCAGCGGGCCAACGAGGTGAGCCTGGCGCTGGAAGCGCCCGGCGGCGCGCTCGCGGCGTTCGACGGGATGCACCGCGAGCTGTTCGAGGCGCTGCAGCCCGCGCGCCTGGCCGCGGGCGACGTGGAACTGCTGAACCCCGGCGGGGGACGCGGCCGTGGACGACGGGCCGGGTGA
- a CDS encoding MlaE family ABC transporter permease, whose amino-acid sequence MALSLNKAPDLARRRVGRALDETGLLCVTLLEGLRRTWDLRQWWGEFVEQCWFLARVTSVPVMLIAVPLGATISLQVGDIARQLGAQSGTGALLTAAMIQQVAPLAAALLVSGVGGSAITSDMGARNIRDELAAMEVMGINPIHRLVTPRLWAASTVSGLLCSVVILAGVIGGYYFNVIQQGVSPGAFFDGATTLLQFSDLMITLFKAWVFGFIAAAVACYMGMNCDYGPVGVGRAVNRAVVVTSIVVFATNYILTMIYQVLFPPRF is encoded by the coding sequence ATGGCCCTGAGCCTGAACAAGGCCCCGGACCTGGCACGCAGACGCGTCGGGAGAGCACTCGACGAGACAGGACTGCTGTGCGTGACCCTTCTCGAAGGGCTGCGCCGCACCTGGGACCTGCGCCAGTGGTGGGGCGAATTCGTCGAGCAGTGCTGGTTCCTCGCACGCGTCACGAGCGTGCCGGTCATGCTCATCGCCGTGCCGCTCGGCGCGACCATCTCGCTCCAGGTGGGCGACATCGCCCGGCAGCTCGGCGCGCAGTCGGGCACCGGGGCGCTGCTCACCGCGGCGATGATCCAGCAGGTGGCGCCGCTGGCCGCGGCGCTGCTGGTCTCCGGCGTGGGCGGGTCGGCCATCACCTCCGACATGGGGGCCCGCAACATCCGCGACGAACTCGCGGCGATGGAGGTCATGGGCATCAACCCGATCCACCGCCTGGTCACCCCCAGGCTGTGGGCGGCGAGCACGGTGTCCGGACTGCTCTGCTCGGTGGTGATCCTCGCGGGCGTCATCGGCGGGTACTACTTCAACGTCATCCAGCAGGGCGTCAGCCCCGGCGCGTTCTTCGACGGCGCCACCACCCTGCTGCAGTTCTCGGACCTGATGATCACGCTGTTCAAGGCGTGGGTGTTCGGATTCATCGCCGCCGCAGTCGCCTGCTACATGGGCATGAACTGCGACTACGGCCCCGTCGGCGTCGGCCGCGCGGTGAACCGGGCCGTGGTCGTCACCTCGATCGTGGTGTTCGCGACGAACTACATCCTCACCATGATCTACCAGGTCCTCTTCCCCCCGAGGTTCTGA
- a CDS encoding ABC transporter permease: MVAISPVRKLGRAVRGRTAGLAASADLPVFLGRVLYHLLFDIIIRRKYGKTLAKQVSDITVGVGALVIGGGMIFVIATMSLATGAMVGLQGYPGLERIGAEAFTGLVASYSNVREVTPIIAGVALVAQVGTGFTAEIGAMRISEEIDALEVMGINSLAYLVCTRVAAGVIALVPLYLVSLFMAFFATRFITIQYFGLSPGIYDYYFHLYLPPIDVFYSVIKVAVFAFIIMFIHCYRGYYAAGGPVGVGVAAGRAIRESTILMILMNLVLSYIFWGHGSTVRLTG; encoded by the coding sequence ATGGTCGCCATATCCCCCGTCCGCAAGCTGGGCCGCGCCGTCCGGGGCCGCACCGCGGGCCTGGCCGCGTCGGCCGACCTGCCGGTGTTCCTCGGCCGCGTCCTGTACCACCTGCTGTTCGACATCATCATCCGGCGCAAGTACGGCAAGACCCTCGCCAAGCAGGTCAGCGACATCACCGTCGGCGTGGGCGCGCTGGTCATCGGCGGCGGCATGATCTTCGTGATCGCGACGATGTCGCTCGCGACCGGCGCCATGGTCGGCCTGCAGGGCTACCCCGGGCTGGAGCGCATCGGCGCCGAGGCGTTCACCGGACTGGTCGCGAGCTACTCCAACGTCCGCGAGGTCACCCCGATCATCGCGGGCGTCGCGCTGGTCGCGCAGGTCGGCACCGGGTTCACCGCCGAGATCGGCGCGATGCGGATCTCCGAGGAGATCGACGCGCTGGAGGTCATGGGCATCAACTCGCTGGCCTACCTGGTGTGCACCCGGGTCGCCGCCGGCGTCATCGCCCTGGTGCCGCTGTACCTGGTCTCGCTGTTCATGGCGTTCTTCGCCACGAGGTTCATCACGATCCAGTACTTCGGCCTCTCGCCCGGCATCTACGACTACTACTTCCACCTCTACCTGCCGCCGATCGACGTGTTCTACAGCGTCATCAAGGTCGCGGTGTTCGCCTTCATCATCATGTTCATCCACTGCTACCGCGGCTACTACGCGGCGGGCGGCCCGGTCGGCGTCGGCGTCGCCGCCGGCCGCGCCATCCGGGAGTCGACCATCCTGATGATCCTCATGAACCTGGTCCTGTCGTACATCTTCTGGGGCCACGGCAGCACGGTGAGGCTGACCGGATGA
- a CDS encoding MlaD family protein, with protein MSPLLRGKTARGPEYSTILKFLVFVALTGLLTFYIGQQILGTSFKSRYRLSATFDDVTGLLEGDAVKVAGTPVGQVEGIKVVRGKAVVKMAVDKEVRLPSDSTAAIRWRNVMGQRVVYLEPGSSQGRLGDGDRVPRTRSVVDLGDIVNSLGPLTRNLDPNQLNKILFAFSQALDGNEQNISLLTENLDMLLQTFAARKKTIKGMIDDYETVSDAIATRDRQIAASADNLESLTRVFAGNRKLLESAVVEISGVTTNLNQVLGGNDAQLARIIANLGRFSETFRLNVDQLEKMVQQLPLTLRQLFASANGGHYLRTNALCLNVVQGPCPFPMELPKSPGAGQPSKDDLTKLRKMLLGGGG; from the coding sequence GTGAGCCCGCTGCTGCGCGGCAAGACCGCGCGCGGGCCCGAGTACTCCACGATCCTGAAGTTCCTGGTGTTCGTGGCGCTGACGGGTCTGCTCACGTTCTACATCGGCCAGCAGATCCTCGGCACGAGCTTCAAGTCCCGCTACCGGCTGTCCGCCACGTTCGACGACGTCACCGGCCTGCTGGAGGGCGACGCCGTGAAGGTGGCGGGCACGCCCGTCGGACAGGTCGAGGGCATCAAGGTGGTGCGCGGCAAGGCCGTGGTGAAGATGGCGGTCGACAAGGAGGTCCGGCTGCCGTCGGACTCCACCGCCGCGATCCGCTGGCGCAACGTGATGGGGCAGCGGGTCGTCTACCTGGAGCCCGGGTCGAGCCAGGGGAGGCTGGGCGACGGCGACCGCGTCCCGCGCACCAGGTCGGTGGTGGACCTCGGCGACATCGTCAACAGCCTCGGCCCGCTCACCCGCAACCTGGACCCGAACCAGCTCAACAAGATCCTGTTCGCCTTCTCCCAGGCGCTGGACGGCAACGAGCAGAACATCTCGCTGCTGACCGAGAACCTGGACATGCTGCTCCAGACGTTCGCGGCCCGGAAGAAGACGATCAAGGGGATGATCGACGACTACGAGACGGTGAGCGACGCCATCGCCACCCGGGACCGGCAGATCGCGGCCAGCGCCGACAACCTGGAGTCGCTGACCCGGGTGTTCGCGGGCAACCGCAAGCTGCTGGAGAGCGCGGTCGTGGAGATCTCGGGCGTCACCACCAACCTCAACCAGGTGCTCGGCGGCAACGACGCGCAGCTCGCCCGCATCATCGCCAACCTCGGCAGGTTCAGCGAGACGTTCCGGCTGAACGTCGACCAGCTGGAGAAGATGGTGCAGCAGCTCCCGCTGACCCTCCGGCAGCTGTTCGCGTCCGCGAACGGCGGCCACTACCTGCGCACCAACGCGCTCTGCCTGAACGTGGTGCAGGGCCCCTGCCCGTTCCCGATGGAGCTGCCGAAGTCGCCTGGGGCGGGCCAGCCGAGCAAGGACGATCTCACCAAGCTCAGGAAGATGCTGCTGGGGGGTGGCGGCTGA
- a CDS encoding MCE family protein, translating into MALKSLRDVNQKVVAIVTLTALGAACVFAFALGQLHLLDRGYTMSGEFSDTAGLKKGQDVRVAGVKSGRITAVEPDFAHGRVIVSWHVNAGIDLGPKTRAEIQTTTLLGGRYLRLSGPVSKPYLADVPESRRRIPLSRTSVPFTVPEALEGAQNIVGKLDQRSVDKLLTEITKIKSPGAVKLRRILVNIQELSRTLNDSYPQIQRLIENSKTITGTLAGKDEELRQIIDASQVLLQSLVRRRNELAAAIGQGSQTVRTLSNVISRNQKELDTLLDNLHLLTTRLAPNMDALNTDFSLLGPTFQQVANLKGNGQYIEGLLTGLGPLQPAGPISTRRPQGGN; encoded by the coding sequence ATGGCGCTCAAGTCGCTCCGCGACGTCAACCAGAAGGTCGTCGCGATCGTCACCCTGACCGCGCTCGGCGCGGCCTGCGTGTTCGCGTTCGCCCTCGGCCAGCTGCACCTGCTCGACCGCGGCTACACGATGAGCGGGGAGTTCAGCGACACCGCCGGGCTGAAGAAGGGCCAGGACGTGCGGGTCGCCGGGGTGAAGTCCGGCCGGATCACCGCCGTGGAGCCCGACTTCGCCCACGGCAGGGTCATCGTCTCCTGGCACGTGAACGCCGGCATCGACCTCGGCCCGAAGACCCGCGCCGAGATCCAGACGACGACCCTGCTCGGCGGCCGGTACCTGCGGCTGTCCGGCCCGGTCTCCAAGCCCTACCTGGCGGACGTGCCGGAGTCGCGGCGGCGGATCCCGCTGTCGCGCACCAGCGTCCCGTTCACCGTGCCGGAGGCCCTGGAGGGCGCGCAGAACATCGTCGGCAAGCTCGACCAGCGCAGCGTCGACAAGCTGCTCACCGAGATCACCAAGATCAAGTCGCCGGGCGCGGTGAAGCTGCGCCGCATCCTGGTCAACATCCAGGAGCTGTCCCGGACGCTGAACGACTCCTATCCGCAGATCCAGCGGCTGATCGAGAACAGCAAGACGATCACCGGGACGCTGGCGGGCAAGGACGAGGAGCTGCGCCAGATCATCGACGCCAGCCAGGTGCTGCTCCAGTCCCTGGTGCGGCGCCGCAACGAGCTGGCGGCGGCGATCGGGCAGGGCAGCCAGACCGTCCGGACGCTGTCCAACGTGATCTCCAGGAACCAGAAGGAGCTCGACACCCTGCTGGACAACCTGCACCTGCTGACGACCAGGCTCGCGCCCAACATGGACGCGCTGAACACCGACTTCTCGCTGCTCGGCCCGACGTTCCAGCAGGTCGCCAACCTCAAGGGCAACGGCCAGTACATCGAGGGCCTCCTCACCGGGCTCGGCCCGCTGCAGCCGGCCGGTCCGATCTCCACGCGGCGACCGCAGGGAGGCAACTGA
- a CDS encoding MCE family protein — translation MSGDATGGRPPGDSGSAPGRGRLRGVAVALGLAMTASLGGCSLAPSAGGERTMVVYVPKARSFYEESKVKVMGADVGLVDKVENQGDRVKVTFHLRRDVPLPKGVQASIVPLNLIGERNLVLHPAWRPGEAKETADVIPIERTHVPVEVDDALSSFTNLANALDPTKMQSALGTAADTVKGNGKEFNATLEQSARLVENVAGQDQELIEVARNLSRLAGVVRGREQILGTMIRDFGTASQVLSSERGELQQLISGILELARNGDKLLRKYKGNLPYDLAVLTRTALILKGNARELAQLIRVLPGISDALIGGYNPKNKSLQIRFATDAFLRTWLKGLMNSDDVECPLPAPNSNCPWQNGGN, via the coding sequence ATGAGCGGCGACGCCACGGGGGGACGGCCCCCCGGAGACTCCGGCTCCGCCCCCGGGCGCGGCCGGCTGCGCGGCGTGGCCGTCGCGCTCGGCCTCGCCATGACGGCCTCGCTCGGCGGCTGCTCGCTCGCCCCGTCCGCGGGCGGCGAGCGCACGATGGTCGTCTACGTCCCGAAGGCCCGCTCCTTCTACGAGGAGTCCAAGGTCAAGGTGATGGGCGCCGACGTGGGGCTCGTCGACAAGGTCGAGAACCAGGGCGACCGGGTGAAGGTCACGTTCCACCTGCGCCGGGACGTCCCGCTGCCGAAGGGCGTGCAGGCCTCGATCGTCCCGCTGAACCTGATCGGCGAGCGCAACCTCGTCCTGCACCCGGCCTGGAGGCCGGGGGAGGCCAAGGAGACCGCGGACGTCATCCCGATCGAGCGCACCCACGTGCCCGTCGAGGTGGACGACGCGCTCAGCTCGTTCACCAACCTGGCCAACGCGCTCGACCCGACCAAGATGCAGAGCGCGCTCGGCACGGCCGCCGACACGGTGAAGGGCAACGGCAAGGAGTTCAACGCGACCCTGGAGCAGAGCGCCCGCCTCGTCGAGAACGTCGCCGGGCAGGACCAGGAGCTCATCGAGGTCGCGCGGAACCTCAGCCGGCTGGCCGGGGTGGTGCGCGGGCGCGAGCAGATCCTCGGCACGATGATCCGCGACTTCGGCACCGCGAGCCAGGTGCTGAGCTCCGAGCGCGGCGAGCTGCAGCAGCTGATCAGCGGCATCCTGGAGCTGGCGCGCAACGGCGACAAGCTGCTGCGCAAGTACAAGGGGAACCTGCCCTACGACCTGGCGGTCCTCACCCGGACGGCCCTGATCCTCAAGGGCAACGCCAGGGAGCTGGCGCAGCTCATCCGCGTGCTGCCGGGCATCAGCGACGCGCTCATCGGCGGCTACAACCCGAAGAACAAGTCGCTGCAGATCCGGTTCGCCACGGACGCGTTCCTGCGGACCTGGCTCAAGGGCCTGATGAACTCCGACGACGTCGAATGCCCGCTGCCCGCACCCAACTCCAACTGTCCCTGGCAGAACGGAGGCAACTGA
- a CDS encoding MlaD family protein — MGRLAITGRRRAAAGGRLLLVLVAAAALAVSGCSYKTAGAPKGGLKLTATFDDAQGLVAGHSVKMSDITIGTVTKVELAGYRSKATLSIEDDVRIPRGTRAEIKVTSLLGENYVDLQMPPGASMDRGPFLATGTAITDTGVQPAFEQVVGQAGPLIQALAGDDVATVVNAGATALDGNGEKLNKTIAKAGALLGLFARQRAELGESVDRFARLGRSLAKGSDALGETPEQLERTTRLLDKDKYKIIQMVDKLTMTARELNDKVLEGRIQRFRALLRDLDPVLEQLGSNRKRLTALVDGLVEFTDKLPRATYDGQLLLYPLLRIVWPDGTPIFPGLGQSPKKKKAAAPEIPKQLQGALPDLDKILEPRG; from the coding sequence ATGGGCAGGCTCGCCATCACGGGACGGCGCCGCGCGGCCGCCGGCGGCAGGCTGCTGCTGGTGCTCGTCGCCGCCGCGGCCCTCGCCGTCTCCGGCTGCTCCTACAAGACGGCGGGCGCGCCGAAGGGCGGCCTGAAGCTGACCGCCACGTTCGACGACGCGCAGGGCCTCGTCGCGGGGCACAGCGTGAAGATGTCCGACATCACGATCGGCACCGTCACGAAGGTCGAGCTCGCCGGCTACCGGTCGAAGGCGACGCTGTCCATCGAGGACGACGTCAGGATCCCGCGGGGCACCCGGGCCGAGATCAAGGTGACCTCGCTGCTCGGCGAGAACTACGTCGACCTGCAGATGCCGCCCGGCGCGAGCATGGACCGCGGCCCGTTCCTGGCCACCGGCACGGCGATCACCGACACCGGCGTCCAGCCGGCGTTCGAGCAGGTCGTCGGGCAGGCCGGGCCGCTGATCCAGGCCCTGGCCGGCGACGACGTCGCGACGGTCGTGAACGCGGGCGCCACCGCCCTGGACGGCAACGGGGAGAAGCTCAACAAGACGATCGCGAAGGCGGGCGCGCTGCTGGGGTTGTTCGCCAGGCAGCGCGCCGAGCTCGGCGAGTCGGTCGACCGGTTCGCCCGGCTGGGCCGGTCGCTCGCCAAGGGCAGCGACGCTCTGGGCGAGACGCCCGAGCAGCTCGAACGCACCACCCGGCTGCTCGACAAGGACAAGTACAAGATCATCCAGATGGTCGACAAGCTCACCATGACGGCGCGCGAGCTGAACGACAAGGTGCTGGAGGGGCGCATCCAGCGGTTCCGGGCGCTGCTGCGCGACCTGGACCCCGTCCTGGAGCAGCTCGGCAGCAACCGCAAGCGGCTCACGGCGCTGGTGGACGGCCTGGTCGAGTTCACCGACAAGCTGCCCCGGGCCACCTATGACGGCCAGCTGCTGCTCTACCCGCTGCTGCGGATCGTGTGGCCGGACGGGACGCCGATCTTCCCGGGCCTCGGCCAGAGCCCCAAGAAGAAGAAGGCCGCGGCGCCGGAGATCCCCAAGCAGCTCCAGGGCGCCCTGCCGGACCTCGACAAGATCCTGGAGCCGCGCGGATGA